The genomic window GATCCAGGCATCTCGTCGTAACGGATCGGAGGGCGAGGCGCTGCGTAGGCCCGGCCCGGAACGGCGTGACGTAATGTCAAGCCTTGGCTGGGCCGAACGATAAGATGTCGCGGCTTAGAGTGATGCGCCGTTGCAGCGTCAGCAGAAGCACACAGGGCAATCAACAGGCCCAAGGACAAAACAGAACGCATCGCTTTTGCTCCAATCGCCTACCGCCGTTCTTATCTGATGCGCGGCCAACACCGCTGCAATCTGTAGCGACTTCCCTTCCCGGCCTGATCCGCGGGATCAGAGGGCATGCCTGTCCCTGCACGTTCGGAGAAATTGCGCGTCGCCGGCTATTAGCCACCGGAGTCGTGCAAGAACGGATCCACGGACCCAGCTAGCCGGGCCGCCAATAGCGGGGGCGGCAGATCCGGTAGCTCGGCGGGTGTCAGTAGGCTCACCCGCACGGCCTCCGGGTCAGCGTGACCCATGGCGCTATAAAACGCCTGACATGGAGCGAAGAACGCGGTGACTGACGCTGCCCATGGTTGCGGGCAAAAGTCTGATTGGCTTCTCATGGAATAGACCGCCGTCCCAGCAGCGGCTGCAAAAGCGGCTAGTACGATCGCACTGAGATATTCGGTTCTCATGGCGATGGGCCTCCATCGCTCCCCACAAGACAATTGTGTTCGCCGAAAATTGGTTCCGCTGCGGGCGCTTTGTCGGGCTGCAACGAGGGCTAAGGCTGGATCTGCACGCCTGCGGTGGGGCCGGCGCGCCCTGCGTGCTGCAACGCGCCAGCCTGATGGTTAGGCGCAGCCGGCATTCGATGTACTTTGCCGAAGGCGGCGACGATCTACGCAAGCTGCCGTTGCACCTGCGCAAGACCGAGCTTGAGCGGTTGCGCCCAGCCGGAAAGGGTCTTCATCAATCCGTTCGACGGCGGCGAGATTGGCCCTGAGGTATGTCGCGCCGCCTGCCGAATGGGTCTCGAGGGTTTGGTGTCAAAGCACCTGGAGCGACCACACGTCGGTGCCGCTGCAAGCACTGGGTCCAGGTCAAGAACCGGAAACATCCCGCGGTGCGGCGGGAATTCTGAGGCCCATTATTGCGTGCTTCGCCGCAATTAAGCTCCCTTCCCGTCGGAAAAAATGGAAAACTGGGCCTTGCTGGCGTCGATCGTCGCTACCTGCAAGCTCAACGGCGTCAACCCGGGCACGCGAGGCCGTCGAGCAACAGATTGTGGACCTTGACCGCAAGGTGCTGCGGCTGGCTCGCAACAATGCTCAGGTGCGACGGTTCATGACGGCTCCTGGCATCGGCCCGGTCACGGCCCTTTGCTTCCTTGCGACGATCGATGACCCCGCTCGCTTCAAGAGATCACGAAGCGTCGGAGCCTACGCAGGACTAACGACCCGCCGATACGCATCCGGCGAAATTGACTGGACGGGCCGAATCTCGAAATGCGGCGATAAGATGCTGCGAAGTTACCTCTACGAGGCGGCCAATATGCTGCTCACACGCGTAGCAAAATGGTCAGCACTCAAAGGATGGGGCATTCGGCTTGCGAAACGAAGCGGGCTACGCAAAGCCAAGGTTGCGGTTGCCCGAAAACTTGCTGTCATTCTGCATCGGATGTGGATCGATGGTACCGAATTTAAATGGTCATCAAAGGATGCTGCTGATCAGCCTGTATAAAGGATAACGAGTTCCCGCCGAGCAGCGGGAGCGAACGTCCCTGCCGGGACGCTGGCGTTGGTGAGATCGCCCCTGGCTTTGCGGTGCTCGAAAGGGCAAAGCGCGCTTCACACATTGATCCGCCAGCGTCATCTTACGCCATCATGTGGAGGGCACGCCCCTACCGCGGAGAGAACCATGGACCCGGCAAGGATGTTCAAGGAGAGCTTGACCTCACGCCCGGAATTAGAGAACAGCCAGGGTCACAAGCGGCGGTCAGGACAAGCGCGGCCCCGCGCCCGGTCTACCCCCGGTAGCTGACATCACAATGGCATCAGCCTTGTTCGGCTAAGCGCCAGAAGCGGACATCAACCCTGGGAAGTGCGCGTCCGTTCGGGCCACGCGCCTGTAAGCTCCTCTTCAACCCCGAGCTGACGCGTGAGCAGGTCAGGAGGGTCAGCTCGATAACTATAGGGCCTCGTCGATTTGGACCTGAGCTCAGGGCTCGTCGAAGCTTTAACTAGTGGTACCTGTGCGGTGCAAGGTCGCGCACGCGAGTTGTGCCCTCCTAGAGGGAGGTCACGTGAACAATGTGTCCTTGGCGAACCGCGTGGTGGTGTGATCCGGAAGGACGAGGCTCAACAGCTCCCCTCTATCCTGAATCAGGAGGCCCCCTTCCAAGAGTGCCGCAAGGCGGCCGGGGTCTGCCACACCACGCACAGACTCTAAGACTGAATATCTTCGCAGGCTTCAAGCAATCGTATTGACTCGGCATCCAGCGGCAGTTCGCTCCCGCTTGAGTCAAATCGCGAGTCCACCTTCGGGACGCCACCACTCGACGTAGATTACTGTATTGCTTCTCCGTGCAACGCGAGGTCGAGACCTTCGCGCTCCATCTCCTCCGACACCCGCAAGCCGACGAACAGCTTGACCCCGTACAGGATGATCAGGCTGACGACGGCGTCATACACAAAGACCGTGGCGACGCCGATGCACTGATTGATGAACTGTCCCGGATTTCCTTCCAGAGCACCCGCGGTGCCGCCATACTGCTCGACGGCAAATATGCCGGTGAGCAGTGCGCCGACGATGCCGCCGACGGCGTGGACGCCGAAACAATCGAGAGCGTCGTCATAGTTGAATATACCCTTGAGCCCGGTGCATCCCCAGTAGCAGAAGACACCGGCCGCGATGCCGATCACGAAGGCGCCGATCGGGCCGACGAAACCGGACGCAGGCGTGATGGCGACGAGGCCTGCGACCGCACCCGAGCAGATGCCTACGACCGTCGGCTTGCCCTTCAGCGACCACTCGACCAGCATCCAGGTGAAGCTGGCGACCGCCGTTGCGATCTGCGTCACCAGCATCGCCATGCCGGCCTGCATGCCTGCCGTCACCGCGGATCCCGCGTTGAAGCCGAACCAGCCGACCCAGAGCAGCGAGGCGCCGATGAAGGTCAGCACCATGTTATGGGCCGGTCCCGTCTCCTTGCGTTTGCCAAGCATAATGGCACACATCAGGCCTGCCACGCCGGCATTGATATGCACGACGGTCCCGCCAGCGAAATCCAACACCTTGACCCAGGCGGCGTCGTTGCCGGAGGCGAAGATACCGTCAGGTCCCCACACCCAATGCGCGATCGGCGCATAGACGAAGATCGCCCACAGGCCGATGAACCAGAGCATCGCGGAAAATTTCATCCGCTCGGCGAAGGCCCCTGCGATCAGCGCCGGCGTGATGATCGCAAACGTCATCTGGAAGCAGATGTAGACGCTTTCGGGAATCGTCGCCGCGAGCGGGTTGGGATTGCCGATCCCGCCTTTGCCGATGTCGCTTAGGATGTCCTTCAGGAATATGCGGTCCAGCCCGCCGACGAACGGCGTGCCGGCCCGGAAGGCCAAGCTGTAGGTCAGGATGGCGAACAGGATCGTGATCAGGCACGTCACGGCAAAGCTGGTCATTACCGTGTCGCCAGCGTTTTTCTTGCGCACCAAGCCGCCATAAAACAGCCCAAGCCCCGGGATCGTCATCATCAATACGAGCGCAACAGACGTGAGCATCCACGCGGTGTCGCCGGAATTGGGAGTGCATTTTTCCAAAACCTTGCCGCCGCAGGCTGCCGAGGCCGCGTCTTGTGCGAGCGCGACGTCACCGAATGCAAGATAGAGAAGCGCAGTCCCCAAGAGAGCCGTCACAAATAGCACGAGTCTTTGGCGCGCGTTTGCCATTGTCTCCCTCCTGGTCGCAAGAGGTGTCGGTGAAGCCTTATACAGCCGCTTCGTCCGTCTCTCCGGTGCGAATGCGAACGGCGCGCTCGACTGGCGAAACGAAGATCTTGCCGTCGCCCACCTCTCCGGTTCTTGCGGCATTTTGTATCGCCGCAACAACCCTGTCCGCCTGCTCAGAGGTGACCACAAGATCAATCCTCGCCTTCGGCACAAAGTTCACGGCATACTCGGCGCCGCGATAAATCTCCTTGTGGCCCTTTTGTCGGCCGAATCCCTTGATCTCGGTCACGGTCATGCCTTGCACGCCGAGAACCGTCAGCGCGCCCTGCACCGCGTCGAGCTTGAATGGTTTGATAATGGCGGTGACTAGCTTCATGGCTTACCTGCCTTTCCCTGATGCCAGGGTTGGACAACGCCAATGACAATTTCCGCATCCACTTTAGTTAAGTTTTAAACAAGATTCATGCCATTGGCGACCCGCGGGTAACCCACTGAAACACGGTCGATTCCAACCCACCAGCTCGGAACGGTCTGGTGCTTTTGCCATTTCTGATGGCAACCCGCGCCCATAAAACGGGCAGGGCCTGCAGCGATCGAGCCTAGCGCCGTCCTTCCGCTCCGGGCACGAACGACAAAACTCAACGTGAGTATAACGCGTCCGCTTTCGGGCGCATCGCAACCAAAGCGCTCCTTGGCCGGGCATGTTGAGCCTACCTGCCGACGATGATTCAAGCTCCCTAAATCAAGGGCCGAATCATGCGCTACGAACTCACCGACAATGAGTGGTCTGCCATCACGCCGATGCTGCCGAATAAGCCGCGCGGCGTGCCACGAGTGAATGGCCGTAGCTCCAGGCCCGTCTTCCCGTTCGCGTATGCATTCTTATGGAATGATTCAGGAAACGTCCGCTTCGATGCACTCAGCGGACCTCCACATTCGACGACCGCTTTGGTTGGGCCAGGAACGGACATCCATGAGGGCGAATAGCCCCCCGGATAAGCTGAAAGCAAGCCCCACCGGCTGCCCTGGGAATTCGCGCTGATCCAACCCATTGTCGCTTGGGTGTGCCTCCGACCCATTGTGCCTTCGAGGGCTGGTCGCCCGAACGCGTTTTGCCGAAAGCCTCTGAGTTCGGAAGCTCGCTATTTCTTCGGCGCCGAGCCGTCCTTTAAGGAAGCATTGTAGTCGACCTGCGAACTGTTCATGTTGGATCGATCGTTGGACGTGCTGCTTCCGCGTGTAGTCCCCGTCGTGTTGGTTGGCTCTCCTGCTGAATGAGAAGCCGCGCCAGGTCTGTCCTGGTTGGTAACATAGCCCGATTCACCGGAATTGCGGGTCTTGATGCCCTTGTCGGCTGCAGTTTTTAAGACGGGATACGTAATGGCATCCGCACGGCCGACACCCGCCAGGGCGCCGCCCTCGTGTAGGAACAGGGCGTGAAATACGAACCCTTAGTGAGTAGGACTCGTTGGCTCGCCGTACGGTTACGGGCAGACGCCGGAGGAGCGACCGGCAATCGTCGGCTTAGGCCGTTCAGAAGTCTTGATGTGCAAGACCGGCGGTTCTGCGCTGGTGTCAGGTCCTGCTACTTCTTCTTTGCAGGTCCGAAATCCGGCTGCCAAGCGGCTTCCTTGCGGCTCGGCGCCGCAGCGATCACCTGCGCCTTTTGCTTCTTCGGCTTCTTGGCTTCGCGATTGCCGCGTTGCTGGCCCTTCGCCATGTCGCTCTCCTTTGGTGGTTTGAGTTCGTCGAGTTCGTTCGACTGCAGCACCCGTCCGCGCGGAGTGCAAACCCTGACGTCCATGTAGCCTTCGCGCAGCAGCTTTCGCGCGAGCCGCAGCGCGACCATTGCACTGCCGCGGCCGAGATTGGAGCTTCCGTATTCGTTGGTCCCACTGACCAGATACGGCACGCGAGTTGCCCTAGCCATTGAGGATGGCAGCTCCACACACGAGAAGCAGTAAAAACAATGGAACGATCACCGGCGGCACGATCCATTCCGAGATACGAACACGCGGCATCGAATGCTCTTGGGAGGCCTTCGGCGGGAGCACACGTGACCCTCCGTCACCGGTCGAAGCCGTTGAGATTTGCGGTGATGGCGGCGAGCCTACGCCCGCGCCGAGCCAATAGCGAGCGTTAAATGCCGCGCGGGCGACGGCTCCGCTGTGACATCCTAGTTTGCCGGCGGGTCACGATAGTGCTGGCTATTGCAGCGCGAAGGGTGCATGATCGCGAGAGCCAGCATCGGTTGGGCTTCACTTGCGAAAGGCAGGCGTGCATGACCATCCGCTCGCGGCGAGAAACCCTCAACTTCAAGCATCCGTTCCGCATCCGTGGCATCGAGCGCGTCTTGCTAGCGGGTGCCTGTGAGGTCGTCACCGACGAGGAGACGATCGACGGCCTGATCTTCTCGGCCTATCGCCGCGTTGCCACAATGATCACCGTGCCCGCCGAAGGCGCTTGCGGCGCCACGGAGATGCTGTCGATCGGCTCGATCGATCTTGCGAACGCGCAAGCCGCGGACGCGAGCATCGCCCATGACTGACCAGCCGGTCGATCTCGACAAGCATCGCGGCATGGCCGCGCAGAAGGCCACCGACCTGCGCCGCGCACTGGCTGACGTCGAGGCCAATCTCCGCGAGCTGCGCGAGCGCGAAGCCGACCTCGAAAACCGCATGATGACGGTGCCTGCCGCGTCCTGGCCGGAGGCGGCAGTGAAGGCGCGTCATCTGCTCAACCTCTATGCTGCGAGTCTGCCTGCCGAGGATACGCGCCATCGCGCGCTGGTGGCAGCACTGTTCGACGATTTCGCCCGGCTGTCGGGGGAGGGCTGAGGCGAACGAGGGCCGCCTGGATTCGCGACACGGGGCCATGCTCGGCGCGACCTCGAAGCGGGCGGCCCGTCGCGGGCGACGATTGGAGCACGTGCCGGGCC from Bradyrhizobium zhanjiangense includes these protein-coding regions:
- a CDS encoding transposase, encoding MDLDRKVLRLARNNAQVRRFMTAPGIGPVTALCFLATIDDPARFKRSRSVGAYAGLTTRRYASGEIDWTGRISKCGDKMLRSYLYEAANMLLTRVAKWSALKGWGIRLAKRSGLRKAKVAVARKLAVILHRMWIDGTEFKWSSKDAADQPV
- a CDS encoding ammonium transporter → MANARQRLVLFVTALLGTALLYLAFGDVALAQDAASAACGGKVLEKCTPNSGDTAWMLTSVALVLMMTIPGLGLFYGGLVRKKNAGDTVMTSFAVTCLITILFAILTYSLAFRAGTPFVGGLDRIFLKDILSDIGKGGIGNPNPLAATIPESVYICFQMTFAIITPALIAGAFAERMKFSAMLWFIGLWAIFVYAPIAHWVWGPDGIFASGNDAAWVKVLDFAGGTVVHINAGVAGLMCAIMLGKRKETGPAHNMVLTFIGASLLWVGWFGFNAGSAVTAGMQAGMAMLVTQIATAVASFTWMLVEWSLKGKPTVVGICSGAVAGLVAITPASGFVGPIGAFVIGIAAGVFCYWGCTGLKGIFNYDDALDCFGVHAVGGIVGALLTGIFAVEQYGGTAGALEGNPGQFINQCIGVATVFVYDAVVSLIILYGVKLFVGLRVSEEMEREGLDLALHGEAIQ
- a CDS encoding P-II family nitrogen regulator is translated as MKLVTAIIKPFKLDAVQGALTVLGVQGMTVTEIKGFGRQKGHKEIYRGAEYAVNFVPKARIDLVVTSEQADRVVAAIQNAARTGEVGDGKIFVSPVERAVRIRTGETDEAAV